The DNA window GGAGCACGGATTTCACAGTCGACCGCAGCCGGTCAAGCTCTACTATCTGGCCCCCATCTTCCGCTATGAAAGGCCGCAGGCGGGAAGATACCGGCAGCACTACCAGTTTGGCTGCGAGGCCATCGGCGACGACGACCCGTCCATCGATGCGGAAAACATCGACCTTGCCTGGCAGTTCTTCCGGTCGCTCGGCCTGCAGCGCCTTACCCTGCAGTTGAACAGTATCGGCTGCAAGCAGTGCCGGCCGGGCTACCTCGGCATTTTGCATGAGTACTATGCCGGCCATGCGGCGGTGTTATGCAACGATTGCCAAAAAAGGTTAAGCCGCAACCTGCTCCGCCTGCTCGACTGCAAGCAGCCGTCCTGCCAGGGGGTGGCTGACTCGGCGCCGCGCAGCACCGACCACCTCTGCCCAAAGTGCCGGGAGCACTTCGACCGGCTTATGACTTACCTCAATCTGTTACAGATTCCGTTCACCCTGAGCCACCGCCTGGTTCGCGGGCTTGATTACTACACCAGAACCGTCTTTGAAATCCAGCCGGAAAATGGCGGGGCACAGAGCACCATCTGCGGCGGAGGGCGGTATGATGACCTGATTGAGGAACTGGGCGGTAAACCGACGCCCGCTATCGGCTTTGCCATCGGTATGGAACGGATAATACTCAATTTAAAGGCGCAGACCGTGCCCGTCCCATCCCTGCCCAGGCCACTGGTATTCATCGCCCACCAGGGCGAGGAAGGCAGGAACGAGACAGTCAGGCTGGCATCCCGGCTGAGGCAGGCGGACATCGGCGTCATCATGGCCACGGGCAACCGCAGCCTCAAGGCACAGCTCAGGCAGGCCAATAACCTCGGCGCGCAACATACCGTTATCATTGGCGAAGAAGAGTTGAAAAGCGGCACCGCCTCACTCCGTGATATGACCACCGCCGAACAGAAAACGGTTAAGATGAACGAATTGCCGGAACTATTAAAAGGTTGACGCAGTATAGGCACGAAGTACTAAAATACTATTGGTTTATGTAAAATTTTTACCGGAAAGTATTGACAAAATTATTTTTTACCTTTATATTAGGTATGATACTTGCAAAAAAGGAGGTGATGTAATGGCAGGACCCGCAAGGGAAGCGAGCGTTGAACTCGAAAGACGGACACAAAGAAATCTTTGTCTCCATAAAATAAAGAGAGTCATGGAGATATCTCTGTTTGTGGAGATATAGATATATCAAAAAAAGGAGTAAAATTTAAAGTCGATGAAAAAGAAAATAACTAAAATATGGGGTATAGGCCTCGTTGTCGTTCTGGCAGCCAGCCTCCTGCTATCGGCAGTCCCGGTTTCGGCGGGTACGCTTAGTTTTGGTTCCGAGACACTGCCGAGCACCACCAACAACATACTGGTGACAACGGCCGGCCTGGACATCGTTGACCTGGCAGTAGCCGGCGACGGGACGACAATGTACGCCGCGACTGCTGGTGTTGACAACAAGATTTACAAGTCCACCGACGGCGGCAGGACCTGGAGCGGACTGACCGCCCCGACCATAGCCGCGGTGAACCTGGTGGCCGTTGCCCCCGACGACCCAAGTATAGTCGCTATTTTTGGTGGTGTGTCAACCAACCTGGTGGCGTTTGTTTCCACCGACAGCGGCTCAAGCTGGAGCAGCCTGGGCACAGTCCAGGATGCCGCTGCCGCACCCGCGACACAAATCTGGGATATAGCTATCTCACCACCAGACGGCTCCAAACACTACATTGCCGCGGCCGGTACTGATGCCACCGGACCGGCATGGTACTACTTTGACCTGGGCGCAGCCGCCCCGGCCTGGAAGGATGCGGTTCTCGACTTCACCACCCCACTGGTGGTAGGGTCAATCGATGTGTTCCGCACGGTGGAGTTCTCACCCAATTTCTCTTCAGACCTGGTAGCGGTCGCCGTATCCGAGGAAACCGGCGCCCTCACTGTAGCTGGTGTAGCCCGCTTCCACATGCTCAGCTTCAACCAGAAGGCATGGGATGCGGTTGCCGGCTTCGGTACCTACCCGGTAACGCTGGAAACCGATCTTACGCCGGCGGGCGCGTATACTGTTCCTGATGCCCATATCTCGCTTGACCCGGGCTACCTGGCCGGTGATGACAGCTCACGCATCGCCTTCGTTGGACTTTCAGTCCTAGACGCTGGCGCAACGACTCCTGAAGTAGGTGGTATCTACCGCCTCAAGGACACCTCAGTCAAGCAAATCTACGATTCCAACGTGGGCATCAACAGCGTTGGCTGGGACGGCACCAACCTGGTGGCCGGTCCTACGGCGAGCAATCAAATCAAGCTCTCGGCCGATGCGCTGGCAACTTCGCCAACCATCAGCACGGCGACCAGCATGAAGCGACCGGGCGGCGCAACCCAAATGCTGGTTGCCTGGTCAGGCAGTGACGTTGTCTCCGGAGCCACCGGTGGCGCAAATGCCCCGGCTGCCTTTGCCGTCTCGGAGGACAACGGCAAGACCTTCACCGACGTCAGCCTCATTGATACCGTTGTTACTACAGTTTCGGACATCTGGGTTGATGCTGACGGCAGTAGAATCTTCATGGTGACCAGCGATGCTGCTGTCGGTGGTACGACCAGCCTCTGGCGCAAGGCTTCCACCTGGCAGAGGGTCTGGTGGATAGGCAACAACAATGGCTACATCGTCCGCGGTGCTCCAGATAGTGACACCGTCTACGTAGCGGACGTTGGTGCCATGACGTTGTACCTGAGCCAGTATGCTGGAGATACGAAATGGTTCACGCGTGCTTCCCGATATGCCATTGTGGACATGGCCGTAGAGAGCGACGACGTCGCCTACATTACCAATACCTCCGGAGTAAGCAAGACCACCAACTCTGGCTTTACGTGGGGTTCATTGAAGAGCGCTTCGCTGGCAGGTGGCACCGCTTATTCGGTAGTCAGCCTTGGCGAGGACAATCTGGTTGTCGGCAGCACTGGTGGCGCGGTCTCCTACTCCACGGACGGCAACAGCTCCTGGACCAAGATTTCGGAGCTTCTCAATGTTGCCGGCAATACTCAGGTGACCGCTAGTGGCCTATCCGACGGCGACTATATCTACGCCGCAGGTGCCATCGCCACCTCCAAAGTGGAGCGCTGGGAGATTGGCACGAGCACGAGCTGGAAAGACCTGGAAGTGGCTGGCACAGGTAACCTCCCCGCTGGTTATGGTGTCACCGGCATAGCGCTGGTGGATGGCACACTCTATGCGTGCAGCTCACTAATAGCACTTGGCGGTAACGGCGTTATCTACCGCAACCTCTCGCCAACCAATGCCAATCCTGCTACCACCCACTGGGCCACCCTGACGGATGCGACGGTTGACTTCGTCGCGGCGCCATCTGCGCTTAGGACAAGTACTGGCAGTACGAAGCTGTGGGTGATTGACAGTGCTCCTGCAGCAGACAGGGTTCGCAGTTACACCGACACCCTGGCCACGACCGGGCCAACGCTAAGTGTACCTGCCGACGGAAAGCCCATCAGAGTGAACCCTGTAGCCGGCGGTGCTTACATCGTTACGTTCACCTGGGAGCGCCCGTCCAC is part of the Chloroflexota bacterium genome and encodes:
- a CDS encoding fibronectin type III domain-containing protein, giving the protein MKKKITKIWGIGLVVVLAASLLLSAVPVSAGTLSFGSETLPSTTNNILVTTAGLDIVDLAVAGDGTTMYAATAGVDNKIYKSTDGGRTWSGLTAPTIAAVNLVAVAPDDPSIVAIFGGVSTNLVAFVSTDSGSSWSSLGTVQDAAAAPATQIWDIAISPPDGSKHYIAAAGTDATGPAWYYFDLGAAAPAWKDAVLDFTTPLVVGSIDVFRTVEFSPNFSSDLVAVAVSEETGALTVAGVARFHMLSFNQKAWDAVAGFGTYPVTLETDLTPAGAYTVPDAHISLDPGYLAGDDSSRIAFVGLSVLDAGATTPEVGGIYRLKDTSVKQIYDSNVGINSVGWDGTNLVAGPTASNQIKLSADALATSPTISTATSMKRPGGATQMLVAWSGSDVVSGATGGANAPAAFAVSEDNGKTFTDVSLIDTVVTTVSDIWVDADGSRIFMVTSDAAVGGTTSLWRKASTWQRVWWIGNNNGYIVRGAPDSDTVYVADVGAMTLYLSQYAGDTKWFTRASRYAIVDMAVESDDVAYITNTSGVSKTTNSGFTWGSLKSASLAGGTAYSVVSLGEDNLVVGSTGGAVSYSTDGNSSWTKISELLNVAGNTQVTASGLSDGDYIYAAGAIATSKVERWEIGTSTSWKDLEVAGTGNLPAGYGVTGIALVDGTLYACSSLIALGGNGVIYRNLSPTNANPATTHWATLTDATVDFVAAPSALRTSTGSTKLWVIDSAPAADRVRSYTDTLATTGPTLSVPADGKPIRVNPVAGGAYIVTFTWERPSTATTYQLQVATDTGFNEVFWAPANVGPTASSIVSITSLAVAFNPGETYYWKVRVVAADPIGFSPWSSTRTFTIEELPEAQPPVVIQQPPAPVIQVPPAPSITLQPPDIILPAPPPAPPDIIIPAAPAPAPPIPAW
- the hisS gene encoding histidine--tRNA ligase, encoding MYQAPRGTTDILPEEQAYWRYIEQKAAHICQLYGYERIDSPAFEDTSLFTRSVGPGTDIVEKEMYSFADKGGNQLTLRPEGTAPVCRAYLEHGFHSRPQPVKLYYLAPIFRYERPQAGRYRQHYQFGCEAIGDDDPSIDAENIDLAWQFFRSLGLQRLTLQLNSIGCKQCRPGYLGILHEYYAGHAAVLCNDCQKRLSRNLLRLLDCKQPSCQGVADSAPRSTDHLCPKCREHFDRLMTYLNLLQIPFTLSHRLVRGLDYYTRTVFEIQPENGGAQSTICGGGRYDDLIEELGGKPTPAIGFAIGMERIILNLKAQTVPVPSLPRPLVFIAHQGEEGRNETVRLASRLRQADIGVIMATGNRSLKAQLRQANNLGAQHTVIIGEEELKSGTASLRDMTTAEQKTVKMNELPELLKG